One window of Channa argus isolate prfri chromosome 4, Channa argus male v1.0, whole genome shotgun sequence genomic DNA carries:
- the cpne2 gene encoding copine-2 isoform X2: protein MAYTLGSATDSQKRSVGPKHCVTRVELSVTAANLLDRDVASKSDPFCVLFHEVDGNWVELGRTETAVNNLNPVFGAKFQVDYHFEEIQKLRFAMFDEDKCATQLYEHDFLGEFICTLGVIVSNKKLHRPLILANGKPAGKGSITITAQELSDNRIITLTLSGRKLDKKDFFGKSDPYLEFHKQGEDGKWMLVHRTEVIKNTLDPSWKPFTVPLISLCNGDVDRNIKVLCYDYDNDGGHDFIGEFQTTVAKMSEAQNSVEVEFECINPKKQKKKKNYKNSGVIIVKSCKITRDYTFLDYILGGCQLMFTVGIDFTASNGNPREPSSLHYINPLGSNEYLAAILAVGQIIQDYDTDKMFPALGFGAQLPPDWKVSHEFAINFNPTNPFCSGVEGIAQAYSACLPHIRFYGPTNFAPIINHVARFAAQALQQEKAAAPKETLAKSVLAELPQQVTQYFKQRNLPPINPAPE from the exons ATGGCCTACACTCTGGGTTCGGCCACTGACAGCCAGAAACGCAGTGTTGGACCTAAGCACTGCGTGACTCGGGTGGAGCTGTCCGTCACTGCAGCCAACCTGCTGGACCGAGATGTAGCCTCCAAGTCAGACCCATTCTGTGTTCTCTTCCATGAAGTGGATGGAAACTGGGTGGAG CTTGGCCGCACTGAAACTGCTGTGAATAACTTGAACCCGGTCTTTGGAGCGAAGTTTCAGGTGGACTACCACTTTGAGGAGATTCAGAAGCTTCGTTTTGCTATGTTTGATGAGGACAAGTGCGCCACACAGCTTTATGAACATGATTTTCTGGGAGAATTCATTTGTACACTGGGAGTG ATTGTGTCCAATAAAAAGCTTCACAGACCACTGATCTTAGCCAATGGGAAGCCAGCAGGAAAAGGATCCATTACG ATAACAGCTCAGGAGCTGTCAGACAACAGAATCATCACTTTGACCCTGAGTGGGCGTAAACTGGATAAGAAG GACTTCTTTGGGAAGTCAGACCCCTACCTAGAATTTCACAAACAAGGAGAAGATGGCAAATGGATGCTGGTGCACAGAACAGAG GTCATAAAGAACACTTTAGATCCATCATGGAAACCTTTTACTGTGCCTCTTATTTCTCTCTGCAATGGCGATGTGGACAGAAACATCAAG GTCCTGTGTTATGACTATGATAATGACGGAGGCCATGACTTCATAGGAGAGTTTCAAACCACTGTTGCTAAGATGAGCGAAGCCCAGAACTCAGTGGAG gTTGAGTTTGAATGCATCAACCCcaagaaacagaagaagaagaagaattataAAAACTCTGGAGTCATTATTGTAAAGTCATGTAAG ATAACAAGGGACTACACTTTTTTGGATTACATACTGGGAGGATGCCAGCTCATGTTCACA GTTGGTATAGACTTCACAGCATCTAATGGGAACCCTCGAGAGCCGTCCTCCCTCCATTACATCAACCCACTGGGCAGCAACGAGTATCTCGCTGCTATTTTAGCAGTCGGACAAATAATACAGGACTATGATAC CGACAAAATGTTTCCTGCTCTGGGATTTGGAGCCCAGCTCCCACCAGACTGgaag GTCTCACATGAATTTGCCATCAACTTTAACCCCACCAACCCTTTCTGTTCAG GTGTGGAGGGTATTGCCCAGGCTTACTCTGCCTGTCTCCCTCACATTCGTTTCTACGGCCCAACAAACTTTGCTCCAATTATCAACCATGTTGCACGTTTTGCTGCCCAGGCCCTTCAGCAAGAGAAAGCAGCG